Genomic DNA from Verrucomicrobiia bacterium:
CACGGCCCAGGCCCCAACTGCCGCCATCAATGTTCCATTCGGTTACGGCGATCTTAACCTGGCCACACCCCGGAATGCCATCGAGCATTTGCGCCAAATTCTGGAAGTCCTGGTCGCACTCGGCGAGGTTCTGGGTGTAATGATGCGGTGCGATGTAATCCAGACCGGCGCCCACCCGGTCGAGCAGTTTACGCGTTGGCAACGAGCTGAGGATGGCAATCGCCGGGTCCGCCTGCCGCATTAACCGCAAGAATTCGCCAATCGCATCCAGATAATGTGGATCATCCCCGCTTATCTCGTTGCCGATCTGCCAATACTTCACCCGGTAGGATGCGGGATGCCCGTTGGACGCCCGTTTCGCCCCCCACTTTGACTGGGCGCTCCCATTACAATACTCGACTAGTTCGCCGGCACTTTGAGCCCCGTCCGCGAAGCTCACACAGATGAGCGGTTCGACAGCCGTTAATTGGCAAAACTGGCAGAATTCGTCGATGCCCACGTCATTGGGATCGATACGGCCCCAGTTCTTGTTAGGAAACGGGACCCGCTGGTCGCGATCTCCAATGCCGTTCTTCCAGCGATACGCCCCGGGGTCCACGGCGGAGCCGCCCCAGCGCACGATGGACGGGTGCACTTCCCTCGTGGCCTCGATGACATCCTGGCGCCAGCCCTCAAGATTGTCGCCCGGCATTAACGAAAGTTTATCCGCCCACAAGTGCCCCTCTCCTTCGACGTGCAATTCGAACACCACGCGGTCGGTCCCGCCGATTGAAGCCAATTGCAACGCCTGTTTTTGCCACTGTTTCGAAAATGCTGAGAGCGGCGCTGATGCCAATGTCAGCCAATTCTCGGTGGGCAGGGGCACTTTCAATCTCACAGTGGCTTTGAGGTGTGGGCTATCCGACCTGAAAAAGCCCGTGAACTCATAACTCATCCCCTTTTTTACAGCCAATCCGGATTGGGTCAGGGTTCCGGGGCGTGACGCAGTAGCCGTGACTTTGGCGCTGCGCGCGCCATTGAATGGGTTTTCGGCATCGTAACCCCAGGTTGGATTGGAATCCCATTGCCGGTCACAGATATCAAGGGACCCGTCGTAATAGCACCAATCGGCTGCGCGCGTGACTCCTTCAAAGGAACGGTCATTGAGCATTTGCGCCCACATCCCCGGCACAACATCATCGAGCAATTCGATAAAATTACCGAATAGCTTTGGGTCAATCCGGCCCGCGTGAAGGGGTTGGGCTCGAATGATGGTGTTGCGAGTCGATGGCTCTTCGGCTCTCGCCGGCAAACGCGGTGAGAGGACCGCAAGGCAGAGGACCAGCAGCTCAAGGCGCGCTTTATTTTTCATGATGATAACCTAATTGATGGCCTAACGGCAGCACAGCAGCAACTCTGAACCCGACACTCTGAACCCGAAGGACGTCGCGAACAAATCACGCTAAGATGATTGACAACCAATCCTGTCTGGCTAGTCTTCGCGCAACCGACCGAGAACTCTCATGAGACTTATGAGAAACTGCGCCCTCTTCTCGCCCCTGCACCACTGCCGCCCAAGCCAGAAATCGGTTTCCACATCAAAGAAGACGCCGTCCCTTACAAGGTCGGAAAGCGGTCCGTCTTACGCTCCTGATGCACCACGCGCGCCACAGCCTCACAACGACTCAATCGCGCGCGCAATTTGATCGCGCCGGCTCTCGATGGGACCGCCGTCCTTGGTGAACTCCGTCATACTCCGTCGTGCACACATACCACCAGAAACGCTCCTGGAATTTTCTCCGCGCATCGGAAGGTTCCGGTTGGTACTGGTCGGAGATTGAGCACCAGAGATTGGGCCCGCCCATCAGACCGGGTTCGACGCGTTTGGTGATCATCCGCGTGATGCCAGGAGAATACTCTTTAAGTTTGCCAAAGCCCTTTTGCAGAAACGGGAATTGGTCCTCACTCGGCTCATCGAACCAGGAAATATAGGCATCGTCGAGCCACCCCTTGGCTCGGAGATGCGACTCCAGTTGCCGGCAATAAGAACCCAGCAACAGCGGGTATTCCGGCGAGGTCTCGCCGAAACCGCCAAGGCTCGGCTGCGAGAGTTCGTAAAAGGTGCCTCCCCCCAGCCCCGGCACCCGCACCGAAAAGGAGTTGAAATGATACGTGTCCATGGTCTGCGCCATCGCCTTGTCCCAAGCGCTGAAGTCAAACGCCGGACGTAACTGGTCAGCGGGCAGACACGGTTCTTTGCGCGACTCCTGCTCAAAATCGCCCCCTTTGGCCAATTCCTCGCCCGTACCCGCGTCCTGCAGGGAGATATCATCGAACCAGACCAGCCCGAGCTTGTCTCCCGAGTCCGTCCACAGGGTGCCCATGAGGTTCAGGCGGACGTACTTTGCGCCCGCGGGAAAGTCCGTCACGACATAATCGGCGGATTGCCAATGGCCGTCTCCAGTTATGGCAAAGTCTCGATTCCGTCCCGAAATCCACCGTTTGTTGGCATCGTAATGATTCAGCGACACCATAAACCGGTGGCCCGGAACCGCCGTCCGATACCAGCCCCTCAGATGCAGACCCTTGGGGGGTATGGCGATTAAAGGCTCGTAGGTGACCACGACATTCTGGTTGACCTTGTCGTCATAGATCAGCAGGGCCGTCTTGCCGGAGTGAACCTCGTTGTGCACCAGGGAGGCGCGCCGCGAGTCCCATTGAACAGGAGAAAACTAGCCTGCTAGCCTGCATTTTTCAGCACTCGCCAGAAGCGGGCGCATGGTCCATCTTTAGGACTTTCGGAACTGGAACTGTGGTCAAACCGGACAGAATCGCTGGCGCTTTACAAAATGCCGTGCATGAATGACCAGGTTTTAAATCGCGCCGACAAACAACCTGTGGCGGAGGGCAACACCCAGCCCGCCTGTCGCGCGGTCATTGACGTGGGCACCAACTCAATCAAACTGCTGGTGGCCCGGGCCAGCGGCCACTGCGTCAACCCGGTGTTCGAGCAAAGCCATCAGACCCGCCTCGGAGGGCAAGGTTTCTATCAAAGCCACCGACTCCAGCCCGGTCCGATCAGCCAGAGCGCCGCGGCGGTGGCACAGTTCGCCACGCGGGCGCGGGAGTTGGGGGCGGGCAGCATTCGAGTCATTGCCACCAGCGCAGCGCGGGACGCGCAGAATGCCGCCGAGCTGGTAACGGCTATCCACGAGGCCAGCGGGTTGGACCTCGAAATCATCTCCGGCCAACAGGAAGCCGATTGGGTTTTTCGCGGGGTGACCACCGACCCGCGGTTGTCAAGCCAACTGCTGCTGCTGGTGGATGTCGGCGGTGGCAGCAGCGAGTTTATTCTGGGGCGCGGCGAGCAAAAGGATTTTGCCTGCAGTTTCGCGCTGGGCACGGTGCGTCTGATGGAAAAAATAGCGCACAGCGACCCGCCACAACCCGGTGAACTGGCCGCATGCCGTGCGTGGGTGAAATCGTTCCTGCAACGCGAAGTAGAGCCGGCACTCAACCCGCTTCTAGCTCGGGAACGAGAGAGAGATGGCGCCGATGGTAAGATTCAACTCATCAGCACGGGGGGAACGGCCAGCATCTTGGGCTGCATGGAAGCGAAGCTGGAGAGCTTCAATCGGGAGCGCCTTGAAGCGACATCCATTACCCTCGACCGGTTGCGATGGCACAATGAGCACCTTTGGAGCCTGCCCTTGGAGGCGCGGAGGCATGTTCAGGGTCTGCCCCCCAACCGCGCGGATGTGATTCTGACCGGAACCATCATTTACGAAGCAATACTCCAACAGTTCGGATTCGGCCAACTGCGCATCAGCACGCGGGGGCTGCGGTTTGCCGCAGTGCTTTGAGCGGGGCTAATGACAGAGCCGAAGCAACGAGCCGCCATTCCTGAGTGTAGGAGACGACGTAAGCAGTCTCTGATCAGCAACTTCCGGGTGAACCAAAGGCGGCCGGCTGACAATCTTGATCAGTGCCCTAATGGGCGACTCCTTACGTCATCTCCTACAAAGGTTTGGAACTGACCTTGTCATTAGCCCTCCGCCCGCGGACGAAGCGCGCTCCGCTGGGGTTGGAATCCAACCCAAACCTGGCGTAAGGTTAAAAGTGCCGATGAGAATTATGCCGACTGAACCACTCATCCCATTAAACGAGACACAGCTTAAACAGCCCGGGCCGGGGCCCGTTACCGAGCTGGAGATTACCGGTATGACGTGCGGCAATTGCGCGCGGCACGTGGCGCAGGCCATTGAAGGCGTCA
This window encodes:
- a CDS encoding alpha-L-arabinofuranosidase C-terminal domain-containing protein; this encodes MKNKARLELLVLCLAVLSPRLPARAEEPSTRNTIIRAQPLHAGRIDPKLFGNFIELLDDVVPGMWAQMLNDRSFEGVTRAADWCYYDGSLDICDRQWDSNPTWGYDAENPFNGARSAKVTATASRPGTLTQSGLAVKKGMSYEFTGFFRSDSPHLKATVRLKVPLPTENWLTLASAPLSAFSKQWQKQALQLASIGGTDRVVFELHVEGEGHLWADKLSLMPGDNLEGWRQDVIEATREVHPSIVRWGGSAVDPGAYRWKNGIGDRDQRVPFPNKNWGRIDPNDVGIDEFCQFCQLTAVEPLICVSFADGAQSAGELVEYCNGSAQSKWGAKRASNGHPASYRVKYWQIGNEISGDDPHYLDAIGEFLRLMRQADPAIAILSSLPTRKLLDRVGAGLDYIAPHHYTQNLAECDQDFQNLAQMLDGIPGCGQVKIAVTEWNIDGGSWGLGRARMMTLAGALMNARYLHVVMRHSDKVEIACRSNMANSYCGAIYETSAAGFGLLKRPSYYIMQLYARHARPLPLTLVQPNSGPDLFACESLDKKSLAIFAVNLKRQPLNWSFAFDGFAGRARAVKAEAVCDVLNAGQPDVMNHWNEPERVRIVQLMPQANSITLPPLSATALECEIE
- a CDS encoding glycoside hydrolase domain-containing protein — translated: MHNEVHSGKTALLIYDDKVNQNVVVTYEPLIAIPPKGLHLRGWYRTAVPGHRFMVSLNHYDANKRWISGRNRDFAITGDGHWQSADYVVTDFPAGAKYVRLNLMGTLWTDSGDKLGLVWFDDISLQDAGTGEELAKGGDFEQESRKEPCLPADQLRPAFDFSAWDKAMAQTMDTYHFNSFSVRVPGLGGGTFYELSQPSLGGFGETSPEYPLLLGSYCRQLESHLRAKGWLDDAYISWFDEPSEDQFPFLQKGFGKLKEYSPGITRMITKRVEPGLMGGPNLWCSISDQYQPEPSDARRKFQERFWWYVCTTEYDGVHQGRRSHREPARSNCARD